A genomic region of Denticeps clupeoides chromosome 9, fDenClu1.1, whole genome shotgun sequence contains the following coding sequences:
- the ttf2 gene encoding transcription termination factor 2 isoform X2 has translation MEIVRCDVHGEVCLLKTGLKEGPNQGKSFYLCRSRRSPACGFTLHTDIPPSHCLLHEDSIVELQTLIQNDQQKYRLYFRCAAGKTEGQKWCGNIPWNAVEKKSALTEKKEQPSTSAFPAVRNPFKAAAKTEISQWRRLNVAERREEGADQENRKSLNKEEEKESRGEVPNSHCTEKENHSQGNKVELWRNKAVPPGMKIKKRLSDDKDQKTCSAAASEEQERVCDDNAEDAGKDSAAVGRRKENVEEPCPTSGDAEKPQCQRRATGASDSDDDVLVVAVQPACRPSPSVPVQKSLTCYPGFQPASQFRRKQEDPWVLHSQLSAQLKQKKATLSMVDVSALPDKGDRLKAQVKELEEALEGLSLAHVAEPEKKDKNTDSPEDKMIFPSAPNPFSRPGGTKLLAAAPAPHQQSASSSSMGLHLGCTQMCGGSTEREAFYGGRMTESRLLAVRNATTEAIDHLHNSLESCPDTESEARDPTGIKVKLLPHQRRALAWLLWRETQKPCGGILADDMGLGKTLNMIALILAQKKNKDEKDTKLEGWISKDDMSMVQSQGTLVVCPASLVHHWKKEIERHVKDSHLSVYLYHGPNRLRNARTLAEHDVVVTTYSLVSKEIPVEKEDCERPHQEEVTKDTGPLLRVAWSRVILDEAHNIKNPKVQTSVAVCKLRAAARWAVTGTPIQNNLLDMYSLIRFLRCSPFDEYKLWKAQVDNGSKRGGERLNILTRTLLLRRTKDQMDSTGKPLVALPDRKCVVHRIKLSEDEQSIYDVVFAQSRSTLQSYLKRHEGGDLQKASSGNPFDQVAREFGVSQQGRASPTEPPQASSAVHILSLLLRLRQCCCHPSLLRKTLDQSEMQGDGITLTLEEQLNALSLSEASGPKTTVTLNGSRFSSKLFEETWESTKILAILNELKEIRNNQKSVIVSQWTSMLNTVAVHLKRLDLSFAVIDGTVNPKRRMDLVEEFNTNPKQPQVMLVSLCAGGVGINLIGGNHLFLIDMHWNPALEDQACDRIYRVGQKHNVIIHRFVCEQTVEDKISSLQEKKKELAQKVLTGTGTSFTKLTLADLRIIFGV, from the exons ATGGAAATTGTTCGCTGTGACGTTCATG GAGAGGTGTGTCTGCTGAAGACGGGCCTGAAAGAGGGACCAAACCAGGGCAAGTCGTTCTATCTGTGCCGCTCCAGGAGGAGCCCAGCGTGCGGGTTCACCTTACACACCGA CATTCCGCCCTCTCATTGTCTACTTCATGAAGACTCCATAGTGGAACTGCAGACACTCATTCAAAATGATCAGCAGAAATACAG GTTGTATTTCCGCTGTGCAGCTGGGAAGACAGAAGGCCAAAAATGGTGTGGGAACATTCCATGGAATGCAGTAGAG AAAAAGAGTGCTCTGACcgaaaaaaaagagcagcccTCCACATCCGCCTTTCCTGCGGTACGGAATCCGTTCAAGGCCGCAGCCAAAACTGAGATTTCACAGTGGAGAAGATTAAATGTGGCCGAGAGACGCGAAGAGGGTGCAGACCAGGAAAATAGGAAGAGCTTAAataaagaagaggaaaaagagagcCGGGGTGAAGTCCCCAATAGCCATTGTACGGAAAAGGAGAATCACTCACAAGGCAACAAAGTGGAGTTGTGGAGAAATAAAGCCGTTCCTCCAGGCATGAAGATCAAGAAAAGATTATCAGATGACAAGGACCAGAAAACTTGTAGTGCGGCTGCATCTGAAGAACAAGAGAGGGTTTGCGATGACAACGCGGAGGATGCTGGGAAAGATAGTGCTGCCGTAGGCCGGCGGAAGGAGAACGTTGAGGAGCCATGTCCCACCTCCGGAGATGCGGAGAAGCCACAGTGCCAGCGCAGAGCGACAGGGGCGAGCGATTCGGACGATGACGTCCTGGTGGTGGCAGTGCAGCCCGCGTGCCGGCCGTCCCCGAGTGTCCCTGTGCAGAAGTCCCTCACCTGTTATCCTGGGTTCCAGCCTGCGTCTCAGTTCAGGCGGAAACAGGAGGACCCCTGGGTCCTACATAGCCAGCTTTCGGCGCAGCTCAAACAGAAAAAG gCCACTCTGTCAATGGTAGATGTCTCGGCTCTGCCTGATAAAGGGGACAGACTGAAAGCTCAggtgaaggagctggaggaagCCCTGGAGGGCCTGAGCTTGGCCCATGTTGCAGAGCCAG AGAAAAAGGATAAAAATACAGATTCTCCAGAGGACAAAATGATTTTCCCCAGCGCTCCCAATCCTTTTAGCCGACCTGGGGGCACAAAACTACTGGCTGCAGCACCCGCCCCTCACCAACAGTCAGCCTCGTCCAGCTCTATGGGACTTCACCTGGGATGTACTCAGATGTGTGGAG GATCCACTGAGAGGGAAGCGTTCTATGGGGGCAGGATGACCGAGAGCCGATTGCTGGCTGTACGCAACGCTACAACTGAGGCAATCGATCACCTGCACAATTCTTTAGAGTCGTGTCCTGATACAGAATCCGAGGCCCGCGATCCTACAGGAATCAAG gTCAAGTTACTGCCACACCAGAGGAGAGCCTTGGCCTGGCTTCTGTGGAGGGAGACCCAGAAACCTTGTGGAGGAATTCTTG CGGATGATATGGGGTTGGGAAAGACCCTGAATATGATTGCACTTATTCTGgcacagaagaaaaataaagatgaaaaagaCACCAAGCTGGAAGGGTGGATCTCTAAAGACG ACATGTCAATGGTGCAATCACAAGGGACTTTGGTCGTCTGCCCAGCCTCCCTGGTGCATCACTGGAAGAAGGAGATTGAGAGGCACGTAAAGGATAGCCATCTGAGTGTCTACCTCTACCATGGGCCTAACCGCCTGAGAAATGCCAGAAC TCTAGCAGAACATGATGTTGTGGTGACTACATACAGTCTTGTCTCCAAAGAGATCCCAGTTGAGAAAGAGGACTGTGAGAGACCACATCAAGAGGAAGTG ACAAAAGACACGGGCCCTCTTCTGCGTGTGGCCTGGAGCCGTGTCATACTGGATGAGGCTCACAACATCAAAAACCCTAAAGTTCAGACCTCTGTGGCTGTGTGCAAGCTGAGAGCTGCAGCGCGCTGGGCCGTCACTGGAACACCCATTCAGAACAACCTGCTGGACATGTACTCTCTCATCAG GTTCTTGAGATGCTCGCCTTTTGATGAGTATAAGCTATGGAAGGCTCAGGTGGACAATGGCTCTaagcgaggaggagagagacttAACATCTTGACCAGAACACTTCTGCTGCGGCGCACTAAAGACCAGATGGATTCCACTGGCAAACCTCTG GTGGCTTTGCCTGATCGGAAATGTGTGGTTCACCGAATAAAGCTGTCTGAGGATGAGCAGTCCATTTACGACGTGGTCTTTGCACAGTCCAG ATCTACCCTTCAGTCATACCTAAAGAGACATGAAGGGGGAGATCTTCAAAAAGCATCAAGTGGCAATCCTTTTGATCAAG TCGCACGCGAGTTTGGAGTTTCCCAGCAGGGCCGTGCATCACCCACCGAGCCGCCTCAGGCGTCCAGTGCAGTGCACATCCTGTCCCTGCTGCTGCGCCTCAGACAGTGTTGCTGCCACCCATCCTTGCTCCGAAAG ACCCTGGATCAGTCTGAGATGCAGGGTGATGGAATCACCCTGACATTAGAGGAACAGCTGAATGCCCTGTCGCTTTCAGAGGCTTCCGGGCCCAAAACGACAGTCACACTGAATGGCTCCAGATTTTCTTCAAAGCTCTTTGAAGAGACATGGGAGAGCACAAAG atATTGGCTATTCTCAATGAGCTGAAGGAGATCAGGAATAATCAGAAAAG TGTGATCGTGTCTCAGTGGACCAGCATGTTGAACACAGTGGCTGTCCACCTGAAGAGATTGGACTTGAGTTTTGCAGTTATTGATGGCACAGTCAACCCCAAGCGCCGTATGGACTTGGTAGAGGAGTTCAACACAAACCCCAAACAACCACAG GTGATGCTAGTGTCTTTGTGTGCTGGGGGAGTGGGGATCAATCTTATTGGTGGGAATCACCTCTTCCTTATAGACATGCACTG GAACCCAGCCCTGGAGGACCAGGCCTGTGACCGCATCTACAGAGTGGGACAAAAACACAATGTCATTATCCACAG GTTTGTATGTGAACAGACAGTGGAAGACAAAATATCTTCTCTCcaggagaaaaagaaggagTTGGCTCAGAAGGTGTTGACCGGTACAGGGACGTCCTTCACCAAGCTCACATTGGCTGACCTTAGGATCATCTTTGGTGTCTAA
- the ttf2 gene encoding transcription termination factor 2 isoform X1, translating to MEIVRCDVHGEVCLLKTGLKEGPNQGKSFYLCRSRRSPACGFTLHTDIPPSHCLLHEDSIVELQTLIQNDQQKYRLYFRCAAGKTEGQKWCGNIPWNAVEKKSALTEKKEQPSTSAFPAVRNPFKAAAKTEISQWRRLNVAERREEGADQENRKSLNKEEEKESRGEVPNSHCTEKENHSQGNKVELWRNKAVPPGMKIKKRLSDDKDQKTCSAAASEEQERVCDDNAEDAGKDSAAVGRRKENVEEPCPTSGDAEKPQCQRRATGASDSDDDVLVVAVQPACRPSPSVPVQKSLTCYPGFQPASQFRRKQEDPWVLHSQLSAQLKQKKATLSMVDVSALPDKGDRLKAQVKELEEALEGLSLAHVAEPEKKDKNTDSPEDKMIFPSAPNPFSRPGGTKLLAAAPAPHQQSASSSSMGLHLGCTQMCGGSTEREAFYGGRMTESRLLAVRNATTEAIDHLHNSLESCPDTESEARDPTGIKVKLLPHQRRALAWLLWRETQKPCGGILADDMGLGKTLNMIALILAQKKNKDEKDTKLEGWISKDDMSMVQSQGTLVVCPASLVHHWKKEIERHVKDSHLSVYLYHGPNRLRNARTLAEHDVVVTTYSLVSKEIPVEKEDCERPHQEEVTKDTGPLLRVAWSRVILDEAHNIKNPKVQTSVAVCKLRAAARWAVTGTPIQNNLLDMYSLIRFLRCSPFDEYKLWKAQVDNGSKRGGERLNILTRTLLLRRTKDQMDSTGKPLVALPDRKCVVHRIKLSEDEQSIYDVVFAQSRSTLQSYLKRHEGGDLQKASSGNPFDQGKVAREFGVSQQGRASPTEPPQASSAVHILSLLLRLRQCCCHPSLLRKTLDQSEMQGDGITLTLEEQLNALSLSEASGPKTTVTLNGSRFSSKLFEETWESTKILAILNELKEIRNNQKSVIVSQWTSMLNTVAVHLKRLDLSFAVIDGTVNPKRRMDLVEEFNTNPKQPQVMLVSLCAGGVGINLIGGNHLFLIDMHWNPALEDQACDRIYRVGQKHNVIIHRFVCEQTVEDKISSLQEKKKELAQKVLTGTGTSFTKLTLADLRIIFGV from the exons ATGGAAATTGTTCGCTGTGACGTTCATG GAGAGGTGTGTCTGCTGAAGACGGGCCTGAAAGAGGGACCAAACCAGGGCAAGTCGTTCTATCTGTGCCGCTCCAGGAGGAGCCCAGCGTGCGGGTTCACCTTACACACCGA CATTCCGCCCTCTCATTGTCTACTTCATGAAGACTCCATAGTGGAACTGCAGACACTCATTCAAAATGATCAGCAGAAATACAG GTTGTATTTCCGCTGTGCAGCTGGGAAGACAGAAGGCCAAAAATGGTGTGGGAACATTCCATGGAATGCAGTAGAG AAAAAGAGTGCTCTGACcgaaaaaaaagagcagcccTCCACATCCGCCTTTCCTGCGGTACGGAATCCGTTCAAGGCCGCAGCCAAAACTGAGATTTCACAGTGGAGAAGATTAAATGTGGCCGAGAGACGCGAAGAGGGTGCAGACCAGGAAAATAGGAAGAGCTTAAataaagaagaggaaaaagagagcCGGGGTGAAGTCCCCAATAGCCATTGTACGGAAAAGGAGAATCACTCACAAGGCAACAAAGTGGAGTTGTGGAGAAATAAAGCCGTTCCTCCAGGCATGAAGATCAAGAAAAGATTATCAGATGACAAGGACCAGAAAACTTGTAGTGCGGCTGCATCTGAAGAACAAGAGAGGGTTTGCGATGACAACGCGGAGGATGCTGGGAAAGATAGTGCTGCCGTAGGCCGGCGGAAGGAGAACGTTGAGGAGCCATGTCCCACCTCCGGAGATGCGGAGAAGCCACAGTGCCAGCGCAGAGCGACAGGGGCGAGCGATTCGGACGATGACGTCCTGGTGGTGGCAGTGCAGCCCGCGTGCCGGCCGTCCCCGAGTGTCCCTGTGCAGAAGTCCCTCACCTGTTATCCTGGGTTCCAGCCTGCGTCTCAGTTCAGGCGGAAACAGGAGGACCCCTGGGTCCTACATAGCCAGCTTTCGGCGCAGCTCAAACAGAAAAAG gCCACTCTGTCAATGGTAGATGTCTCGGCTCTGCCTGATAAAGGGGACAGACTGAAAGCTCAggtgaaggagctggaggaagCCCTGGAGGGCCTGAGCTTGGCCCATGTTGCAGAGCCAG AGAAAAAGGATAAAAATACAGATTCTCCAGAGGACAAAATGATTTTCCCCAGCGCTCCCAATCCTTTTAGCCGACCTGGGGGCACAAAACTACTGGCTGCAGCACCCGCCCCTCACCAACAGTCAGCCTCGTCCAGCTCTATGGGACTTCACCTGGGATGTACTCAGATGTGTGGAG GATCCACTGAGAGGGAAGCGTTCTATGGGGGCAGGATGACCGAGAGCCGATTGCTGGCTGTACGCAACGCTACAACTGAGGCAATCGATCACCTGCACAATTCTTTAGAGTCGTGTCCTGATACAGAATCCGAGGCCCGCGATCCTACAGGAATCAAG gTCAAGTTACTGCCACACCAGAGGAGAGCCTTGGCCTGGCTTCTGTGGAGGGAGACCCAGAAACCTTGTGGAGGAATTCTTG CGGATGATATGGGGTTGGGAAAGACCCTGAATATGATTGCACTTATTCTGgcacagaagaaaaataaagatgaaaaagaCACCAAGCTGGAAGGGTGGATCTCTAAAGACG ACATGTCAATGGTGCAATCACAAGGGACTTTGGTCGTCTGCCCAGCCTCCCTGGTGCATCACTGGAAGAAGGAGATTGAGAGGCACGTAAAGGATAGCCATCTGAGTGTCTACCTCTACCATGGGCCTAACCGCCTGAGAAATGCCAGAAC TCTAGCAGAACATGATGTTGTGGTGACTACATACAGTCTTGTCTCCAAAGAGATCCCAGTTGAGAAAGAGGACTGTGAGAGACCACATCAAGAGGAAGTG ACAAAAGACACGGGCCCTCTTCTGCGTGTGGCCTGGAGCCGTGTCATACTGGATGAGGCTCACAACATCAAAAACCCTAAAGTTCAGACCTCTGTGGCTGTGTGCAAGCTGAGAGCTGCAGCGCGCTGGGCCGTCACTGGAACACCCATTCAGAACAACCTGCTGGACATGTACTCTCTCATCAG GTTCTTGAGATGCTCGCCTTTTGATGAGTATAAGCTATGGAAGGCTCAGGTGGACAATGGCTCTaagcgaggaggagagagacttAACATCTTGACCAGAACACTTCTGCTGCGGCGCACTAAAGACCAGATGGATTCCACTGGCAAACCTCTG GTGGCTTTGCCTGATCGGAAATGTGTGGTTCACCGAATAAAGCTGTCTGAGGATGAGCAGTCCATTTACGACGTGGTCTTTGCACAGTCCAG ATCTACCCTTCAGTCATACCTAAAGAGACATGAAGGGGGAGATCTTCAAAAAGCATCAAGTGGCAATCCTTTTGATCAAGGTAAAG TCGCACGCGAGTTTGGAGTTTCCCAGCAGGGCCGTGCATCACCCACCGAGCCGCCTCAGGCGTCCAGTGCAGTGCACATCCTGTCCCTGCTGCTGCGCCTCAGACAGTGTTGCTGCCACCCATCCTTGCTCCGAAAG ACCCTGGATCAGTCTGAGATGCAGGGTGATGGAATCACCCTGACATTAGAGGAACAGCTGAATGCCCTGTCGCTTTCAGAGGCTTCCGGGCCCAAAACGACAGTCACACTGAATGGCTCCAGATTTTCTTCAAAGCTCTTTGAAGAGACATGGGAGAGCACAAAG atATTGGCTATTCTCAATGAGCTGAAGGAGATCAGGAATAATCAGAAAAG TGTGATCGTGTCTCAGTGGACCAGCATGTTGAACACAGTGGCTGTCCACCTGAAGAGATTGGACTTGAGTTTTGCAGTTATTGATGGCACAGTCAACCCCAAGCGCCGTATGGACTTGGTAGAGGAGTTCAACACAAACCCCAAACAACCACAG GTGATGCTAGTGTCTTTGTGTGCTGGGGGAGTGGGGATCAATCTTATTGGTGGGAATCACCTCTTCCTTATAGACATGCACTG GAACCCAGCCCTGGAGGACCAGGCCTGTGACCGCATCTACAGAGTGGGACAAAAACACAATGTCATTATCCACAG GTTTGTATGTGAACAGACAGTGGAAGACAAAATATCTTCTCTCcaggagaaaaagaaggagTTGGCTCAGAAGGTGTTGACCGGTACAGGGACGTCCTTCACCAAGCTCACATTGGCTGACCTTAGGATCATCTTTGGTGTCTAA